ATTCGAATTCCCAGATCCCTTAAACGCaacatgccttttttttccttcaacatttgaatatgtaaaagATTTAAGCAAGgacaacaacataaaaagaaaagaataaaaaaaaggtcaatggTGCCGATGCTGTgggcgacctctgaccttttcccTGCGTATGAGCTCGAAGGCGGCGAGCAGCTCGCCGGCGTTCCTGTTCCCCTGGCGAATCGGGAACCAGGCGAGACGGGGCGAGGGCGTCAGGGTGGGCTGGCACACACAGCGGCCCATGAATTCATCCACACCctgggaaatgaaaacaatattccCAAATATAATCTTGACATGTGAAATATgcctttgataaaaaaaagtagacGCTCACGTATGTGTCCTCGTCGTAGAGCTCCACGACGACGTTGGGCGGGTTGGCCATCGTGGCCTCGGGGTCTCCGAAGATCTCCAGCTCGTAGATGATGAGCGTCTGGTCCCAGGTGGGATTCAGAGTGTTCCGCACCGTCACCGTCCGCTGGGACTGATGGAGGAACGACACCACGGCGTAGGGatctggagagaagaagaagaagaagaagaagagaaggtaACGAGAAGCTGCAGGCATCCAGAGATTGAACCGTTTGATTCGACGGGAATCACGAGTTTGGAATTCCTTCCTGAAAAACCACGAGTCGTCCTCAGATTCACCGACGTCTCTTGAACGGAACTTCATTATTCTTCAAAGAGACGATTCCGGCGGTTTTCCACGTTGCAGCACATTAACTTCAAAATCCCGACCACTTCAAAACGTTACTGCAGAACATTTTCCGAGGAATGCGGCGCTGTCGCTACGGATTCATTAAGAGGCAgccatcgttttttttttttacataattacaGTTCAGAATATATGTCACGATTATTTCCTCCTACGAGGAAGTTGTTTGTCTTGGCAGCGATCCGGACAAATCCGGGAATTTTTCTTATCACTTTCTACCAATTTCCCAGTTTATATTTCATGGAtcttggaaaaataaagaaaaatctcaGATATGTTTAGTGGACTGATATTCAGTGTGAGCGATTTGGTAAGGATCCAAATAAAATCCGGATCAGGTGGATGTAAatgttttcagacgtgaacgccggaaaatgttcagaaaattgggtccggactTTTGGACGGCAGCAAAGTCACAGTGCGTCCGGTTTTCACAAGGCTCTGACTGACGTTCCCTACGATGCAGGCGAAGAGGGATGAGGTAATTGTTGGAGCCAGGGAATTCTGGGTCCTGACAAGTATAGCagtatgaacgtgtgtgtgtgtgtgcgtgcgtgtgtgtgtccacactaTCTCGCCGTCCCACTCGGTGACATCAGCAGCTTGGGAATGCCGAGCTTGAGACGGAGGGCTGGGAACGCCGCTCGGAGCGGTTTGTTATTCCAGGTCACAACCACTCCGCTCCAaggtaacacgcacacacacgcactcacacacacacacacacacacacacacacacacacacacgtatgtacagttacacacacacagacagacgagaAGTTTATTATTCCAGGCCGAGTAAAGAGTCTCTGTGGAGCCGTTAGCATCAGAGTAAACAGAAGCTAAGTTGCATTTTCCCACCAGCCCTCAATTAACCCtggaggtgacacacacacacacacacacacacacacacacacacacacacacacacacacacacacacacacacacacacacacacacacacacacgtagactTACATAACCCCCCTgggctgtttgtgttgctgtttataTGAGGTAATGGACTGTTGGGAATGGACATAATTGAATGGGTCACCACgggtggtgggtggtgtgtgtgtgtgtgtgtgtgtgtgtgtgagagagagagagagaggaagcagcagtAGTCAGGACCCCAGGCCGCGGAGGAACATAAACACAACGAAAACTGGgaagagggacggagagagagagaaggatgggaaagacagagggagggaaaatgaagagagggagagagagattcaggAAATAacccagaaagaaagaaagaaagaaagacttgGGTCTCTAATCATGGCCCACCAGACTCACCAGATTAACGCACAACTGAAGCCCATCAATCAATTCTACTCATCCAttcaactctgtgtgtgtgtgtgtgtgtgtgtgtcggaggtCCAGGTATTGCTCATGTTGTGAGGACCTACtgtaaatcaaatgtgtttgtggggACGTCCATACGCGGAAAAAAATGTTAGTCCTGATAACAAACATCAGATTTAAAGTTAGTGTTAGAGTacgagtatgtgtgtgtgtgtgtgtgtagctaacAAGGGTGAGTCAAGGCGAGTGATCGTGATTTATCGTTTCAGTCTTTTGCCAGGATGCtgctgccctctctctctctctctctcagtgtgtttgtgtgtgtgtgtgtgtgtgtgtgtgtgtctctctccctccctccatctccatcatctatcatttctctcctccgtctattcatccctctctttttaAAGCTACGTCTCTGTTTCTAAATCTGAGTCTGCGGTGGGTGTctgattaacacacacacacacacacacacacggtggtcATAGTTTCCacgatgtttctttttttctgtctttactAAGTCTGAGGTACCATTTACCagttttcacacacattcagcgtTTCCGCCACCAGGCAGCGCAGTTCAGCAGCATCAACACTGATCAGTGATCAGACTCACCTGAGAAACTGTCTTTGTCCAGCGCCAGCAGGTCTCTGGCCTGGTACAGGTAGCAGCGCAGGTGGTAGCGGGtgccacctacacacacacacacacacacacatcattatattgaccaaaaataacaaagatgCTATAGATAAAAGCTGAGCGAAAGAGGCACAGGAGAGGATGCGATAACGTTTGTCGTCTTACAGTCGAAGAAACAGGAGATGGTCGGTCTGTTGACGCCGAACGTGGTCGTGACCGACCGGTCGTCACTCTTGTCCTCGATGCTgctctgtgggaggaagaggagggtgagggacGAAGGTCACACTCAGAAAGAACAGTTGAAAGAAAACcacatgaaaataaaggaaTGACATTGCAACAGCTTCTTTCTGCAGGAACCTTCACAATAAGAGAGGGGTTTTGATTCCCTGCTCCCCACACTACATGGCCAAAAGTCTGTGGACACCTCGTCCTCCCCCTCACCAGAGAACACTCCAGAGCGAAGATGGCCGCAGGACCCGTCTTCTCCAGAGGAACCATGCGGCAGCGCCAGCGGCGCCGCCTGAAGCTGTCCGTCTTCCTCGGCTTCAGGTGGAACTTCCAGCCGAACAGCGAGGCGTACTCCCAGCCTTCCCGCTCCGCCTCGTCCGGACGCTGCTGTggacggacacacggacacacacacacagtaaagttCATTTATCATCCTAAACAAACATGTAATATCAGACGTCAGGATGTAAACAAgtgtaaatgtacatttcaaTGTCTCTCTTGCTCATTTGCACAACCACAGCTCTATCTAGTGGCGACTTGATGGAACttccacattattattatatgaaaatTCGGTGATCGACTGTAGAAGGTGAGGAatatttaaggaaaaaaaaaaaaaaaatatgatctaCGTATATCTCCACACACTCTGTCgccctttgtctctgtcttcattcaattcattttaaactttattagTAAGATTTTAATGTCAAATCATGAGTCTggtgatgtatatatatatatatatatatagagtatagagtgtgagtgtgtgtgtgtgtgtgtgtgtttaccttccTGAGGGCGTCCATCTTCTGTTGGTCTCGCCGTCTCATGCGGATCCACCTCCTCCGTCTGTTGGTGTGGTACATCTTCTCTGCCGGGACCCAGGACTTGGGCCGGCGGTCCGGAGGGATGGGGATACCGTACTCCCagcctggagacacacacacacacacacacacacacacacacacacacactgttacttGTCTGTGTGAAGTTTGGCTGTTGTtgaagatgttttcatgttggtgTTCACCTTGATCGTCCACGGCTCTGTTGAGATCTTCGctccactccacctcctcccacgtCCAACCCGGGGGACAGTCCACTTCGTCCTTCGGCACCGCCTTCTCCCCGTTCTGACAATACAAACGTTGTTAGGTTTTTacagagacgacacacacacatgcacacacacacacgcaccacgtCGGTGTATCCCTCCGGCATGCCGATCCACTGTCCGCCCGGTAACCTCATCTGGTTTTCAAACACTTCCTCTGTGAAGGTCATGTGACCGGCGTCCACGTCGTACAGCAGCCTGAGGGtttgtcagcacacacacacacacacacacacacacgttgacacacaaacacaaccaagcACACATAATACAACAACGAGGGAACAACAATGAACAATTATcacatttttgataaaaaacacaatgattggaaatgattgttttttcaaatattttgtagttttttttaaatttttagtattttagtattttgtAGTTTGCTTGAGTTTTCTGTAGTATTTTTGGTACTATTCTCTAGTATTTAGTAATATTCTGCAGTATTTTGTAGTCTTTTTGTAGTATTCTTTAGTTTTCTTTAGCATTTTagagtatttttttgttttctggtaCTTTCTTCTAGTTTTCTGTAGTATTCTGTAGTATTTCAGAGTTTTTTGTAGTATTCTGTAGTCTTTTGAGCATACTTATTTTGAACCTTAtaattttctaaaaataaaatgataaacattGTTTAAGATTCAAAAAGACTGAtagtattatcattattaatactATTATATATGGTGACAGCCTccataacagtgtgtgtgtgtgtgttaacctgtgaacacacactcacgtctTCTCGGGGCTGATGAACCAGTCCCCGTCCCAGCTCCAGCCGGGGGACGGTTTAAAACTCTCCTTGGGCAGTTTGACTCTCCCAGTGACGTCGCTGAACTTGGGGTAGGTGAGACCTGTGGTGCCCCAGCTGCCCACCAGGGCGAGTCGGGTCTGGTTCTCatactgcagagagagagagagagagggagagagggagagcctgagcttcagatcacacacacacacagacacacacacacacagacacacagcaggagTGTGTGACTCACCGTCTCAGTGAACACCGACAGCTTCCCTTCGGCGTATTGGTTGAAGTGTTTGACGTCCGCAGCCAATCCGAACCAGACTTTGACCCTGAGCTGACCGGGAAGTTTGGCCTCTCCACCGCTGCCCTGCggacactgaacaaaacacacacacacacacacacgtcagacagactgtgtgtgtgtgtgtgtgtgtgtgtgtgcctgcgtgtgtctGCGTACCTTGAGGAACACGGTCTGCAGCTGTCCGCAGTGTTTCCCACAGTGCTCCTGGGAGAAGAGGACCGTGTGCGCCGGGATGCGGTGGTAAGCGACCCGCCGGTCGCCCTGCAGCATCCAGATCACTATGTCGGGAAGACTGTTCTGAGGCtgggcgacacacacacacacacacacacacacacacacacacacacacagatagagagagagagtatttaTAATGTcaggaacattttcctgaggagtttatggttcaatctctagtttcaagtcttcttcaatacatgatgttccTTTTGTACATTCTGGTTAATTaagagtcaaatagaccataaagcactgGATATTTTGGGGGCTCAGCGGCGGCGCTCACCTCCTCGGCCATGGTGCGCAGACGGTTGGCCCAGTCCTCCGCCTGCTCCAGCACCGTGGACAGCTCCGTGGCCTCGCCGTCTTTGAGGGCGAGCGCCGCCTCCGAGATCTGCTGCAGGTGCAGAGTGCGGACGTGCCTCAGCGAGCGGTCGAGCGGCGTCGTGCACTGCCACTGGTCGAGCGGGGGCAGCTCCTCACtgcggcgagagagagagcgcgagagtgtgagagagagaaggagatgaaaCATGTTGAACGTGTGAGTCAGGTGGTGTTGTTCACCTGCAGTCTGCGATGACCTGATCCAGCAGCTCCATCACTCgcagctccacctcctccaggtcacttcctgtcttcacCTCCAGCTGCACCCGCTGCAGGTTCGcctcctggacacacacacacacgaacatgcTCTTACTATGAAGGTCTTTAAACTGGGAACaagagcacacacaaacacattgaataAACAGTCACCAGTCTGTGGATGATCTCCAGCAGCATGTTGAGAGCCTCGATCCTCGGCCGGATGTCCTCCCACTCCGAGGACACGACCACCACCGGCTTCACGTTCCCCCACGGCAGGTAGTAGTAGTGGCAGcctgggagacacacacacaaacaaacaaatacataaacagtCGTTATTATGGAAATCATCATGAGCATCACTAAGACAAATTCTGCAgcgaatttttcttttttttgtcactgcagctttttaattttggggttttttgttttgttttccctgagatacaattctttgttttttaaattgataacaatattttttaaacaaaaacaccccaaaaaatccaAGTTTGTCATCATTAGGTTtcttgtgaaaaaaaggaaatatttaacATTGCCAAAAGTTTAAATGTTACTGCAAACATAATCTAATTCATACAcaacacatatatttatttcatgaatttaatttgatttaaattgcTTTACTGCACAATGAAACTTATTTGCTGTCAACAAAAAACTAACTACCGTACTGCCAATTAAACTTACagcacatttacacaaatacTTGAATCCACTTTTGACAATTAGAATTCGCTGGGTATTTCACATGTGGGCCTTGTACGTACCGTCGAACACCGCCCTGCTGAACTGGGTGGTGGAGGCGAGCGGGAGGCAGGTGTAGTCGAACTTGTTGCCGTAGTTGCCGATGCTGACCTCGAACTGGACGGCGTCGTCCACGTCCTGGAGCAGCGTGGCCGAGTAAAACGCCACGAACAGCGAGTACTTCCTCTTCCGGAGGAACTTCTGCTcgacggaaggaaggaaggaaacaacaacaggtgGATGAGCAGATCTGTAATCTGTCCACACATCCACACGTTCATATCCTCTGCTCGTctcacctccaccaccagcaggtCGTCCGACGGGATGTCTTCGGTCTTCTGCTCCGGTTTGTCCACCAGCTTTGTGGTTACTTCGAGTAGAACTCGACCTCTGTAGGCGACGCCCTCCCCCTGAGCGCCGGGACAAGAGAGCAAGGCCTCGTTTACAGTTATTAAAGGTGTGatattcattaaaatgtcacattttgacACATCTGCCAACGTGGAGGACGCAGGGTTtaatgacctatactgcagccagccaccaggcgGCGATCAGGAGGTGTAGGCGTCACTCTTGGGGGCTGTCATGTCGaccatttttacatacagtatgtcctaCCTTGAAATCAAAGTGATGACTAATTGGATTTAAGGTCAAGTCACCTTTCCGAGGTTCAGCGCCTCGTGGGGGTCGTTGAAGGCGGTGAACTCTCTCTGGCTGCCGTACAGGTTGACGAAACACGGACCGAACGTCGGCAGGAATCCAAGGCTGTCATCGACTGTGGGACACAAAATGGACGGCGAGTTTTCATGAGTGACACGGCAGAATGTGGAATTGAGGAAAAGCTTgattgaaaaatgaagaaatgtttcAACCAACGACACAGGATCAGACACAGAGTCAACATTTCGGCAGAATTTAGCGATTGATAGGAATGGATTCAGGAGTTTGAAGAGGAAGAACTGAATCACACAAGATGAAAGAGGTGTAGagaggatggtgatgatggtggacGTACTGCCAGAGTGGACGGTCCGAGGAGTCAAGTCATCTGGATGCATAGAGAGGAAGGACGGTTttaaacacagagaggaacGAAACAGACGTCTTTGAACGCCACACAAAACCCAAACCGATGCTcgtggcaacacacacacaacacacgcaatcctgaaaactgaaaaatgtacaaaccaACAACACCACCGGTGTGAGCAGGAGGCATCTCATTTTTACAGCCATGGCTTCATGTGTTTAAAGTTTTATGCCAATTGATTTTTCAAAAGTGCAACATGAGGCATCACTTCTCGCcattctctccttctttgtGTTGGAGATTTAACTTCGGTCAGTGTGTTTTCCTTAAAGAAATCTGACCTTGTTCACCAAGGACAAGACTTTGTACAAGACAACCAAGAGTGTTCAGCGGACAAACATCGGGTTAGTCTCCATGCGTGTCATCGCAGACATGCTCTGTCAAACTGGGCATACGCTGCAATTTCAAAAAAGACGTAGTGATAGACACTGCACGCTCAGATCATCGAGCCACGACCTGACTGCTAGAACTGTTCGTACCAAAACCAGGAATGTTACCTACGTTAAGCCGTGCAGTCAAAGCCAGCAAACTCGACTGGTAACTCACCGTCTATCTCTCCTCCGGGGGCCGAGATCTTAGACATGCAGAGGTGGGTGGTGCCGATGATGTCGTTGTGACTGGCTCTGTCCCTGGGATAAGAAAAAAACCAGAGACCACATTGTATCAATCGTATTGATCGTGTGTGAAGTGGCCttatacaacaaaaacattatgtaGCATCTGGGATTCACCAGTCCAGGATTCTGATCCTCATCTTCTCGCACATGGAGGGAAACTGGGAAGGAAATAAGATAGCATTCACTGTAAGTATACAATCTTAGAAGCGTAAAAAAGTTgcataataatttaaattttgcgctgtggtgttgtgtgtcTCACTCTTATAGGCATCGCCAGACTCTGGTTCCACTGGGGATTTGCGTTCTTTTCCAGAATCTTAGTGCAGATCTGAAAAGGGAGAAATATCAATCCCATATCAATATGGCTAAATGATGTTCAGACCAAATGATCAAAGTCATATCACACACGCACTGTTTTGCCAGCAAAGTGGATCTCCACCAGCGGGTCCACCAAGTTCTTCCTGTTGCTATCGAACCCCAGAAAGTTCTTCATCCCGTCAATGAAGGCATCGTCCACTGCAAACAGGAAATACATGACCAATCCCTTCTTGTGAAAcgtaaatcattaaaaacataatgacGGGAGTCTCACTCTGTGGTAGGTCTTCAGCTCTGAAGATCCTCAGGGTGAACGTGGCTCCTCTCAGAGAAAGACCGGCCGGCCTCAGCAGGTTTCCCTCGATATCCTCTTTATCCTCCACACACTCACGCTTATCGGCCTGGAAGACGGATACAGATTAATACTATATAATAAACAGATGGAGGCAGTTTAGGTTAAAAGAATAGCTAATGCTACCAGGAATTTTAAaggtatttttaatttttgtttagAGGTATCATGTTGTGAATCTAAGTTttggaaattaataaataaataaatataggcTGAGTTTCTTTTCATCCAATCAGACTCACCGGTGGCTCGTCTCCAGCCGCCAAGACGAACAGGCTGACCTTCAGGTAGCCTTTGACCCCAGCGGAGAGGTCGTCGGGGTCGCACAACAGCAGCCATTTCCTCAAGAAGCAGTGTCCTAAAGAGAGTGGATCGACTCCAAATCAGATTTTACGTAAAAGTTTCGAACTAAACAGTGATAAACTGGAACCGAAAACTtgcctctggactctgaatccataattaatttttaaaaaattaacaaGAGGCAATAACTCATATGCAGAACTTATCACataatgcaaatgtaaaaatctCGTACAAATGTCGAGCGGATATAAACATATACTCACTGTGCTCGTTGTAGACGGTGCCTACGTCCAACTGTGAaaacaattttaacattttgattttcctttttttgtagttgtcaTTTGTAAAATGACGAAAATTCCGCCAGGATGGAAGTTTACCTTGAATTCACCGATGACAGCATCAGTTCTGAGAGAGCGCGAGTCACACACCTGTAGTGGTAGAAAGTACCGTAAGGGAATGATGATATTCTCCAACAGAAATATCACataattgaaacatttttactcaaaagaTATCGcgaaatgtaaataatgaagAATGGAATGAAAGGATTGAGAAGTTCAGACTCACTGTAATGAAGATTGGCTCATCAAACAGGTCTGATGGCATCTCAAAGAAGTTCAGGAAGAACGTCTGTCAACAgacccaaaaataaaatttctgtaacacacactgatTATTTTTGATAATGTTGAAATACTGGTCGGAGGATTTTAAGTGGTTCACCTCATCAAACACCGGGTTATTGCCTTTTCTGATGTGGGTCCTCTTTGTCCGCCCGGCTACTGTCACCTTGACAACGGGCTTGATGTTGATGCCCGGCAACTGTCGCGCCTCGATGACCCGCACACGAACCTGGACAGGAAGACATATGGGCGCGAGaacatgcattattattattatatcagcAAATGAAGCTTTCCAAGACAAGGCTCAGTAatttattagaaaataaaatctgcacGAGTCACTATGAACAGACCATTGACAATGTTTTCAACAGTCTACCTACCTGTAGGTCCTGTGGTTTGTTGGGCAGAGGTTTGTGCTGACTGCTGGctcccttccttcttttcctcagcCCTCCCTGGGTGTTGTAGGATGGTGGGGAACGTTTGGGTGTCTGGGCGGTGGGCGACTCCTTGCCCGTGGGCCCCTGGGTGCCTGTGATGACCATGGACCGTCCATCGTCAGTCCCCTGATCCTCTGCGGGCTCCAGCATAATCAtactctctgtgtcctcctcaccCAACGTGTCCAGAGAAATCACTGcatagacaggcagacaaaaacTTGTCCAAGAAGTCAAATTTACAACTATTTGGCAGACAAATCCGACAGAACTGAGATAAAAATTTGGTGCTACTGGGTTTGAATGACAGCGTAATACTTGTGACGGTGTCCAGCTCCACACTGGGGTTGCTATGGGGAAAAGCCTCAGGCTGGGAGGGAGGCTGGTACAGTGGAACCGATCCTGGAGGAGGGACGTAGGACACCTGAAGGGTCAGCGTGGCCTGATGGGGACAGAGTACACAAAAGGAATGAACCCAAGACCTCCCGCACCCAAATCGAGAATCATACCCATCGACCAATAAATCTCAgagatcaaaaaaataaataatccctTCTATCAAGAGTGTCCAGTCACTACAGAGTAGCACAGTGGGACCAGTAGAAGGTGTAAGCCTTCTGTAGTTTCCTCAAACAGGAGAAAATCATCTTAAGTAATATCCAGTAATGTTTCTGCAAACAAAGGTTTCAGGATCATGTTGGGTAGGACTCTCTATTTGCCTCATTCTACAGCGTGTAGAACAAATATTTGagagtattttgtgttttggtgaCTTGATTCTGTCTTGCGTCATTTGAACTGATGAATACCCCGTACGTCACGCACCTGCACATTGTACCTCCTgtaagacaaacacaaactcgTCATCTCCAACTGACTCTGTGCGAGACATCAATCAGGTCCGCTCCGACGCGGAGAGGAAGACTTTGTTTTCGCTTCAGGAAATGAGGATGGAAAACAGAACGCTATTTCATCTACTGCTGACGAAGACGACTAAAGATGTGGGACATGATTTGCGGGTGAGGACCAATTTGAGTTTCAGCTCTTATGAGGGCTTAAATATTccaaaaggataaaaaaaaaaagaaatagatgagaagcaagagagagagaggacgatgGAGACGGGGTGTGGGTGTAACTCTGCTCTGATTCAGGAATGTCTTCCTCTATTTTGAGATCCAGGCAGGAAACTCTGTGTGATTTATGATTTGTCATTCCTTCACGATACAATGAGGCCATAGATTAATATGTCTGCCCtttgtgttgtatgtgtgttgtatgtgtgtgtgtgagctcaccCCTGTGTTGTTTCTCTTGGTGTCCAGTAGGGAAATGGTGAAGGAGGCGGCCAAGCTGGGAGAGTGTATTACGTCTCTGAGAGCCAGCCGGCATTCCCCCAGGAACCTGAACAGAAAGTAAAGTCCAGTGGCCACAAGTATTGTGATGGACATTGAACATAACAAGTACAACATACCTCCTATTTTTACTGTAACACTTTGATGGTGTCTTCTGGATGGAATAAAGGCATCATAATACAACAAATTTTCTGAATTCATGCGCTCACACTCCCGCCGAGGTCACGCTCTGCTCTAAATGTGCCACGGGAATCAACCAATCATCTAACACATCGGTCGGTGAATGGGTGGAAACACCAATGAACAGACGCGCAGCAAAACCACAATGACAAAGGACGAGCTGATTCTTTCAAGTCTGCCCTCTTGCCCTCTGAAGGGGCACGAATAACATCTCGATGGAGCGGAGCGATCCAAAAATAACTGACCCCTGTCTGTGCCCCAAGTTTGTTCCGATCCGTCCGACAATGCCAACTTATCTCAGTTCCTGCACCGTGAGCGAACCCTCTGAGCTGTGTTTCTGATTGTCTGGATGAGAGAGGATGCAGGATTATGAACTAGGTTTGGACGCACGATCCTGTGGTTGGTTCACGATAAGATGTACGTTGATTGTGTAGTTTTCGAAAATGTATCtagacacagacactgatatTTAGTCTGCTGATGTCAACACATGACTGTCATATCTGGCTTTTTCGATtctttatggatttttttttggctcctgttttattttgaaaccatTTTCCAGGTGTGTGACGATGATTTTACTTCCTGCCCCAATGCGTTTCTCATCTTCTTTCTGACGTCATTTTATGAGCTCGGGAACATCACCGATGACGCGACTCAACGCATCCTTGGATTCATCTTTGAATCATAATTCTCGCAGGTATTTGGTCAGAAACCATAGTATAGGTAGATAAATGATACTGGGACTAAATGACCACCAATGTCAGTACGAGTCATtctctggggaacatgaatgtctgtactaaaatgcaaagaaagaaattcacttga
This region of Scophthalmus maximus strain ysfricsl-2021 chromosome 12, ASM2237912v1, whole genome shotgun sequence genomic DNA includes:
- the dysf gene encoding dysferlin isoform X11, coding for MLRVFILCAERLQTPDDDISDAYCQVIYEGSKKKTKVVKNNPNPVWNEGFEWDLKGIPLVSGAELHCVVKDHEKMGRNRFLGECRLALRDVIHSPSLAASFTISLLDTKRNNTGATLTLQVSYVPPPGSVPLYQPPSQPEAFPHSNPSVELDTVTMISLDTLGEEDTESMIMLEPAEDQGTDDGRSMVITGTQGPTGKESPTAQTPKRSPPSYNTQGGLRKRRKGASSQHKPLPNKPQDLQVRVRVIEARQLPGINIKPVVKVTVAGRTKRTHIRKGNNPVFDETFFLNFFEMPSDLFDEPIFITVCDSRSLRTDAVIGEFKLDVGTVYNEHRHCFLRKWLLLCDPDDLSAGVKGYLKVSLFVLAAGDEPPADKRECVEDKEDIEGNLLRPAGLSLRGATFTLRIFRAEDLPQMDDAFIDGMKNFLGFDSNRKNLVDPLVEIHFAGKTICTKILEKNANPQWNQSLAMPIRFPSMCEKMRIRILDWDRASHNDIIGTTHLCMSKISAPGGEIDVDDSLGFLPTFGPCFVNLYGSQREFTAFNDPHEALNLGKGEGVAYRGRVLLEVTTKLVDKPEQKTEDIPSDDLLVVEKFLRKRKYSLFVAFYSATLLQDVDDAVQFEVSIGNYGNKFDYTCLPLASTTQFSRAVFDGCHYYYLPWGNVKPVVVVSSEWEDIRPRIEALNMLLEIIHRLEANLQRVQLEVKTGSDLEEVELRVMELLDQVIADCSEELPPLDQWQCTTPLDRSLRHVRTLHLQQISEAALALKDGEATELSTVLEQAEDWANRLRTMAEEPQNSLPDIVIWMLQGDRRVAYHRIPAHTVLFSQEHCGKHCGQLQTVFLKCPQGSGGEAKLPGQLRVKVWFGLAADVKHFNQYAEGKLSVFTETYENQTRLALVGSWGTTGLTYPKFSDVTGRVKLPKESFKPSPGWSWDGDWFISPEKTLLYDVDAGHMTFTEEVFENQMRLPGGQWIGMPEGYTDVNGEKAVPKDEVDCPPGWTWEEVEWSEDLNRAVDDQGWEYGIPIPPDRRPKSWVPAEKMYHTNRRRRWIRMRRRDQQKMDALRKQRPDEAEREGWEYASLFGWKFHLKPRKTDSFRRRRWRCRMVPLEKTGPAAIFALECSLSSIEDKSDDRSVTTTFGVNRPTISCFFDCGTRYHLRCYLYQARDLLALDKDSFSDPYAVVSFLHQSQRTVTVRNTLNPTWDQTLIIYELEIFGDPEATMANPPNVVVELYDEDTYGVDEFMGRCVCQPTLTPSPRLAWFPIRQGNRNAGELLAAFELIRREKPTVHHIPGQEGDVTTSTHVFDELMFSGFLSENLQQWPEESDLPYPPPQREPNVFMVPQGIKPVLQRTAIEILAWGVRNLKSFQLAGVTSPSLQVECGGTMIQSCVIRSVKKKPNFDVNTLVLDVRLPREALYMPPIVIKVIDNRQFGRKPVVGQCTIRSLEEFRCSPEEERVAMEEDGEQEGGEGGWRRETPRFTSGDVFVDMDDEEPLVQDQEEDFMDWWSKFYASTGEMNKCGTYVERGFDTLKVFEREIEKVEGLEGLSDFCQTFKLYRGKTQDQGEDPSVVGEFKGMFKIYPLPDDPSAPAPPRQFRKLPPNGLEECLVRVYVIQARGLQPKDANGKCDPYVKISLGKKTISDHENYVPCTLDPVFGKMFELSCSLPVEKDLRVMLYDHDVLTRDEKIGETVIDLENRFLSRHGATCGLPRSYCVSGVNQWRDQLTPRQLLGRVCERRNLPKPVYQDDVVHFRGCRYTAADLDDKSESKRHLGPLKERLSLHILRKLGLVPEHVETRCLFSPLQPDFEQGRLMMWVDLFPKSLGPAGPPFNVTPRKPKRFFLRCIIWNTSDVILDDVSVTGERMSDIYVKGWLDGHEHNKQKTDVHYRSLGGEGNFNYRFLFPFSYLPAEQVCVVERKEHFWSVDKAETKLAPKLTVQIWDNDRFSFDDYLGHLVMDLNHMLRPAKSPGTCDLQLLQQSADALVSLFEQKTVKGWWPCTCEVNGQKIIAGKVEMSLEIVTEPEQEERPAGLGRDEPNMNPHLEEPQRPETSFLWFSSPFKTLKFILWRRFKWFIVLFVLLFLLFLFFGVFLYSFPNYVAMKMVGPFGPAKAAQ